The following proteins come from a genomic window of Paenibacillus swuensis:
- the secY gene encoding preprotein translocase subunit SecY yields MLKTISNIWKVEDLRRRIIFTLLILIIYRIGSFIPVPNINTDVLTGLDQQNNVFGLLNTFSGGALANFSIFAMGIMPYITASIIVQLLSMDVVPRFTQWSKEGEVGRRKLAQITRYGTIVLGLIQAYGLAIGFNRLYNLDMVRDASFTTYLIIAIVLTAGTAFLMWLGEQITENGIGNGISVIIFAGIVAGIPTAIRQIYQTQFMDAGDLLFLNIVKVVILLILMVAVIVGVIFVQQGIRKIPVQYAKRVVGRKMYGGQSTHIPLKVNAAGVIPVIFASSLLLFPITISQFWAQSSVSVWISNNLMYTKPLGMVLYVLLIIGFTFFYTFVQINPVQMADQMKKNGGYIPGIRPGKMTSTYLTRVMTRITLAGAIFLAVISILPTIAGNIAKLPSAVAIGGTSILIVIGVALETMKQIESQLIKRHYKGFINK; encoded by the coding sequence ATGTTGAAGACCATATCGAACATATGGAAAGTAGAAGATCTGAGAAGAAGAATTATTTTCACACTGCTCATACTGATCATCTATAGAATCGGATCTTTTATTCCGGTACCTAACATTAACACAGATGTACTAACAGGTCTGGATCAACAGAACAATGTGTTTGGTCTTCTGAACACATTCTCCGGCGGTGCATTGGCCAACTTCTCCATCTTCGCGATGGGAATTATGCCATACATCACAGCATCCATTATCGTGCAACTCTTGTCGATGGATGTGGTTCCCCGCTTTACCCAATGGTCTAAAGAAGGGGAAGTCGGACGCCGTAAATTGGCTCAGATCACACGTTATGGTACAATCGTGTTGGGTCTGATTCAAGCCTATGGTTTGGCCATCGGGTTCAACAGACTTTACAATCTCGATATGGTTAGAGATGCAAGCTTCACGACTTACTTGATCATCGCGATCGTGCTAACGGCGGGAACGGCATTTCTGATGTGGTTGGGTGAGCAAATTACGGAGAATGGTATCGGTAACGGTATTTCTGTAATCATCTTCGCGGGTATCGTTGCAGGTATCCCGACGGCCATCCGCCAAATTTATCAAACGCAATTCATGGATGCAGGCGATTTACTGTTCCTGAACATTGTTAAGGTAGTAATCCTCCTAATTCTGATGGTTGCGGTTATTGTCGGTGTAATCTTTGTCCAACAGGGCATTCGAAAAATACCAGTACAATACGCGAAGCGCGTTGTTGGACGCAAAATGTACGGTGGCCAATCCACTCACATTCCGCTGAAAGTTAACGCTGCTGGGGTAATCCCGGTTATCTTCGCATCATCTTTACTTCTTTTCCCGATTACGATTTCTCAGTTCTGGGCTCAATCATCCGTGTCTGTGTGGATCTCGAATAACTTGATGTACACAAAACCGCTTGGTATGGTGCTCTACGTTCTGTTGATTATCGGATTTACATTCTTCTACACATTCGTGCAGATTAATCCTGTGCAGATGGCAGACCAAATGAAGAAGAACGGCGGATACATTCCGGGCATTCGTCCTGGTAAAATGACATCCACCTACCTGACGCGTGTAATGACTCGCATTACACTGGCAGGCGCCATCTTCCTGGCGGTCATCTCCATATTACCGACAATTGCCGGTAATATCGCGAAGTTGCCGAGTGCTGTAGCTATCGGCGGAACATCGATTCTTATCGTCATCGGGGTTGCCCTAGAAACGATGAAGCAGATCGAAAGCCAACTGATTAAACGTCACTACAAAGGTTTTATCAATAAATAG
- a CDS encoding adenylate kinase: MNIIFMGPPGAGKGTQAERIVSEFKIPHISTGDAFRAAMKQGTAMGVKAKEYVDQGLLVPDDITIGIVKERLQEADCASGFLLDGFPRTLEQAAALDDILTGMERKLDHVINLRVDRDLLLARLTGRRICKSCGATYHVIFNPPHREHLCDKCSGELYQRSDDTEEKVGTRLDEYINKTAPLLAYYEQKHLLREVNGEQEIDAVTSEINSVLRGQA; this comes from the coding sequence ATGAACATCATTTTCATGGGACCTCCCGGTGCAGGTAAGGGAACACAAGCCGAGCGTATTGTATCCGAGTTTAAGATTCCCCACATCTCTACCGGAGATGCATTCCGCGCAGCCATGAAACAAGGCACGGCAATGGGGGTCAAGGCTAAGGAGTACGTCGATCAAGGTTTGTTGGTCCCGGATGACATTACGATAGGGATCGTAAAAGAAAGACTTCAAGAAGCGGATTGCGCCTCAGGTTTCCTACTTGATGGTTTTCCAAGAACATTGGAACAAGCCGCTGCACTTGACGACATCCTAACCGGCATGGAGCGCAAGCTGGATCATGTGATCAACCTTCGGGTAGACCGTGACCTGTTACTGGCCCGTCTTACGGGCAGACGCATATGCAAATCATGCGGCGCAACTTACCATGTAATCTTCAACCCTCCGCACCGGGAACATCTTTGCGACAAATGCTCTGGGGAACTCTACCAACGTTCCGATGATACGGAAGAAAAGGTTGGTACCAGACTTGATGAGTATATAAACAAAACAGCTCCGTTGCTTGCATATTACGAACAGAAGCATTTGCTTCGCGAAGTAAACGGCGAGCAAGAAATTGATGCGGTAACTTCTGAAATCAACTCCGTGCTAAGAGGTCAAGCTTAA
- the map gene encoding type I methionyl aminopeptidase, with product MIICKSDYELSLMREAGRIVADTHRLMRDSVKPGVTTLELDQIAERYIRSQGAVPSFKGYNDFSGSICASVNDELVHGIPGRRILNEGDIISIDIGAQYQGYHGDSAWTYPVGEISETAKKLLEVTERSLYAGLEQAKPDVRLHTISNAIQRVIEEEGFSVVKEYVGHGIGADLHEEPQIPNYGMPDRGPRLKPGMVLAIEPMVNVGERFVKTLQDDWTVVTVDGSLCAHFEHTIAITQDGYEILTKSRA from the coding sequence ATGATTATTTGTAAGTCCGACTATGAGTTGAGCTTGATGAGGGAAGCCGGGCGGATTGTCGCTGACACGCATCGTCTTATGCGAGATTCGGTTAAACCGGGGGTAACAACTCTTGAGTTAGATCAGATCGCAGAAAGATACATTCGCAGTCAGGGCGCAGTTCCATCTTTCAAGGGGTACAATGATTTCTCGGGAAGCATTTGCGCATCCGTCAACGATGAATTAGTGCATGGCATACCAGGCCGGCGCATACTGAACGAAGGCGACATTATCAGCATCGATATTGGGGCTCAATATCAAGGCTATCATGGCGATTCTGCATGGACTTATCCGGTAGGAGAGATTTCGGAAACAGCTAAGAAACTTCTTGAAGTGACTGAGCGCTCCCTCTATGCCGGATTGGAACAAGCGAAGCCGGATGTACGCTTGCATACGATCTCGAACGCGATTCAACGGGTGATAGAAGAAGAAGGCTTTTCCGTCGTTAAAGAGTATGTCGGTCATGGAATTGGTGCAGACTTGCATGAAGAACCCCAAATTCCGAATTACGGCATGCCGGATCGCGGTCCTCGCTTGAAACCGGGGATGGTGCTTGCTATCGAACCGATGGTAAACGTCGGCGAACGTTTTGTGAAGACGCTGCAGGATGATTGGACCGTAGTAACGGTTGACGGATCCTTGTGCGCTCATTTCGAACATACGATTGCCATTACGCAGGACGGTTATGAAATCTTAACGAAAAGCAGAGCGTAG
- a CDS encoding KOW domain-containing RNA-binding protein — protein sequence MSVIEAKKPELGQIVKILKGRDDGKIAVIIGIVDGRFVSIADGDKRKFDQPKKKNLLHLELQEWISSEVVDSIRESGRVTNGKLRYAVSKFIEASQSNA from the coding sequence ATGAGCGTGATTGAAGCAAAGAAACCTGAGCTCGGACAGATTGTTAAGATTCTGAAAGGTCGTGACGACGGCAAGATTGCTGTCATCATCGGAATCGTGGACGGACGGTTTGTATCTATAGCCGACGGGGATAAGCGTAAATTCGATCAGCCCAAGAAGAAGAACCTTCTTCACCTTGAACTGCAAGAATGGATCAGCTCCGAGGTTGTAGACAGTATTCGGGAAAGCGGCCGAGTGACCAATGGGAAGCTGCGGTACGCTGTCTCGAAATTCATTGAAGCATCGCAAAGCAATGCTTGA
- the infA gene encoding translation initiation factor IF-1, with product MAKEDVIEVEGTVLEPLPNAMFKVELENGHQILAHVSGKLRMHFIRILTGDKVVIQLSPYDLTRGRITYRK from the coding sequence TTGGCTAAAGAAGATGTGATTGAAGTAGAAGGTACGGTACTCGAGCCACTGCCGAACGCTATGTTTAAGGTAGAGCTGGAGAACGGCCATCAAATTCTTGCCCACGTATCCGGGAAGCTTAGAATGCATTTCATTCGTATTTTGACCGGCGATAAAGTAGTCATTCAATTGTCACCATACGATCTGACTAGAGGACGTATTACGTACCGTAAGTAA
- the rpmJ gene encoding 50S ribosomal protein L36 yields the protein MKVRPSVKPICEKCKVIRRKGNVMVICENPKHKQKQG from the coding sequence ATGAAAGTTAGACCATCGGTTAAACCGATTTGCGAAAAATGCAAAGTCATTCGCCGTAAAGGGAATGTAATGGTAATCTGTGAAAATCCGAAACACAAACAAAAACAAGGTTAA
- the rpsM gene encoding 30S ribosomal protein S13 codes for MARIAGVDLPRDKRVEIALTYIFGIGKTTSQNILASTGISKETRVRDLTEDEVSKLREEIDKNVKVEGDLRREISLNIKRLIEIGSYRGLRHRRSLPVRGQRTKTNARTRKGPRRTVANKKK; via the coding sequence ATGGCTCGTATAGCTGGTGTTGACTTACCTCGTGACAAGCGTGTTGAAATTGCGCTGACGTACATTTTCGGGATTGGCAAAACAACTTCCCAAAATATTCTGGCTAGCACTGGAATCAGCAAAGAAACTCGCGTTCGCGACTTGACAGAAGACGAAGTGAGCAAACTTCGTGAAGAAATCGACAAGAATGTTAAAGTGGAAGGCGACCTTCGCCGTGAAATTTCCCTAAACATCAAACGTCTGATCGAAATCGGATCTTACCGTGGCCTTCGTCACCGCCGCAGCTTGCCTGTTCGCGGTCAACGTACGAAAACAAACGCACGTACGCGCAAAGGTCCTCGTCGTACTGTAGCTAACAAAAAGAAATAA
- the rpsK gene encoding 30S ribosomal protein S11, whose translation MAKAKKVVRTKRRDRKNIESGVAHIRSTFNNTIVTITDPHGNAISWSTAGNMGFKGSRKSTPFAAQMAAETAAKAAMEHGLKSVEVMVKGPGAGREAAIRSLQAAGLEVNLIKDVTPIPHNGCRPPKRRRV comes from the coding sequence ATGGCTAAAGCGAAAAAAGTAGTACGTACCAAACGCCGTGATCGCAAGAATATCGAGTCTGGAGTAGCACACATTCGTTCTACTTTCAACAACACGATCGTAACGATCACAGATCCGCATGGTAATGCAATTTCCTGGTCTACTGCGGGTAACATGGGTTTCAAAGGTTCCCGTAAGAGCACTCCGTTCGCAGCGCAAATGGCAGCTGAAACAGCAGCTAAAGCAGCAATGGAGCACGGATTGAAATCCGTCGAAGTTATGGTTAAAGGTCCTGGTGCAGGTCGTGAAGCTGCAATCCGTTCCCTTCAAGCCGCTGGTCTTGAAGTTAACCTGATTAAAGACGTAACCCCAATTCCTCATAACGGATGCCGCCCACCAAAACGTCGTCGTGTCTAG
- a CDS encoding DNA-directed RNA polymerase subunit alpha, producing MIEIEKPKIETVAVNEDGTYGRFVIEPLERGYGTTLGNSLRRILLSSLPGAAVTSVQIDGVLHEFSTIPGVKEDVTEIILNLKGLSLKIHSDEDKVLEIDADGEGNVVAGDIRADSDVEILNPDLHIATLSSDARLHMRVFANRGRGYVQADRNKKEEQLIGVVPVDSVYTPITRVNYSIENTRVGQVTNYDKLTLEVWTDGSIRPEEAVSLGAKILTEHLMLFVGLTDEAKDAEIMVEKEEDKKEKVLEMTIEELDLSVRSYNCLKRAGINTVQELITKTEEDMMKVRNLGRKSLEEVQEKLEELGLGLRMED from the coding sequence ATGATTGAAATCGAAAAGCCGAAAATAGAAACCGTAGCAGTAAACGAAGACGGAACGTACGGACGGTTCGTGATTGAACCGTTGGAGCGTGGCTACGGCACGACATTGGGGAATTCCCTGCGCCGTATCCTCCTGTCTTCCCTGCCTGGCGCAGCGGTAACCTCGGTTCAAATCGACGGAGTACTTCATGAGTTCTCCACGATTCCCGGTGTTAAGGAAGACGTTACGGAAATTATTCTAAACCTCAAAGGGCTATCGTTGAAAATTCATTCCGACGAGGATAAGGTGCTCGAAATCGATGCAGACGGCGAAGGCAACGTAGTTGCCGGAGATATCCGCGCGGACAGCGATGTCGAGATCCTGAACCCGGACCTTCATATTGCGACCTTGTCTTCGGATGCTAGATTGCATATGCGCGTCTTCGCTAACCGCGGACGCGGCTATGTGCAAGCTGACCGGAATAAGAAGGAAGAGCAGTTGATCGGAGTCGTTCCGGTAGATTCTGTCTACACGCCGATTACCCGCGTCAATTACAGCATCGAAAACACTCGTGTAGGTCAAGTTACCAACTATGACAAACTAACCCTCGAAGTGTGGACAGATGGCAGCATCCGTCCAGAAGAAGCTGTAAGTCTCGGAGCCAAGATCCTGACAGAGCACTTGATGCTGTTCGTTGGTCTGACCGACGAAGCTAAAGATGCTGAAATCATGGTCGAAAAAGAAGAGGACAAAAAAGAAAAAGTGCTTGAAATGACAATTGAAGAGTTGGACCTAAGCGTTCGTTCTTACAACTGTCTCAAGCGCGCCGGCATCAATACCGTTCAAGAGCTGATCACGAAAACCGAAGAAGACATGATGAAAGTCCGCAACTTGGGACGCAAGTCTTTGGAAGAAGTTCAAGAGAAGCTGGAAGAGCTGGGCTTGGGCCTAAGAATGGAAGACTAA
- the rplQ gene encoding 50S ribosomal protein L17, which produces MAYQKLGRDASARKALFRDLVTDLFIHERIQTTEAKAKEVRSIAERLITLAKRGDLHARRQVAAFVRREQVTGDQDAIQKLFDELAPRYAERPGGYTRILKLGPRRGDAAPMVYLELVDRT; this is translated from the coding sequence ATGGCATACCAAAAGTTAGGTCGTGACGCAAGCGCACGTAAAGCTTTATTCCGTGACTTGGTAACCGACTTATTTATACATGAACGTATTCAAACGACTGAAGCGAAAGCTAAAGAAGTTCGTTCTATTGCTGAAAGACTAATTACTCTTGCTAAACGTGGTGACCTTCATGCTCGCCGTCAAGTGGCAGCATTCGTTCGTCGTGAGCAAGTAACTGGAGATCAAGATGCGATCCAGAAGCTGTTCGACGAATTGGCACCTCGCTACGCGGAACGTCCAGGCGGATACACTCGTATTCTTAAGCTAGGACCTCGCCGCGGAGACGCAGCTCCTATGGTTTACTTGGAATTAGTAGACCGTACCTAA
- the truA gene encoding tRNA pseudouridine(38-40) synthase TruA — translation MRNLCMVVSYDGTKYFGFQTQPDGNTIQDRIEESIFRLTGEKLKITASGRTDAGVHARGQVFNFYTESVIPIERWCLALNNRLPDDIVILRATEVSEAFHSRRTAKKKTYCYTINANRYPDVFHQHLQFHHPTRLNVEEMQDSLKHLVGEHDFTSFASRKSTKESHVRTIYEARLVHEVDHTSYLSDQLGILKLYVTGNGFLHNMVRIIVGTLLKVGEGKWSSHDMLRILEGKDRSLAGPTAVAQGLMLWEVFYEEI, via the coding sequence ATGAGAAACCTGTGTATGGTGGTTAGTTATGACGGTACGAAGTATTTCGGATTTCAAACCCAGCCGGACGGAAACACAATCCAGGATCGAATCGAAGAGTCTATTTTCCGGTTAACGGGGGAAAAGCTCAAGATTACGGCCTCGGGTCGGACGGATGCCGGCGTGCATGCCAGAGGGCAGGTTTTTAACTTTTACACGGAGTCCGTTATCCCCATTGAACGTTGGTGTCTTGCGCTGAATAACCGACTGCCGGATGACATTGTGATTCTGAGAGCTACCGAGGTGTCAGAAGCGTTTCATTCTAGGCGCACCGCCAAGAAGAAAACGTACTGTTACACCATAAATGCCAATAGGTATCCGGATGTGTTTCATCAGCATTTGCAATTCCATCATCCGACCCGATTGAATGTGGAAGAAATGCAGGACTCATTAAAGCATCTGGTAGGAGAGCACGACTTTACTTCCTTTGCCTCCCGTAAATCAACGAAGGAATCCCATGTTCGAACCATCTATGAGGCAAGGCTCGTACATGAAGTGGATCACACTTCTTACCTAAGCGATCAATTGGGCATTCTAAAGCTCTACGTTACAGGTAACGGGTTTCTACACAATATGGTGCGCATTATCGTCGGTACCTTATTGAAGGTCGGAGAAGGCAAATGGAGCAGTCACGACATGTTACGGATACTAGAAGGTAAAGACCGTTCATTGGCTGGACCGACGGCCGTCGCCCAAGGTTTAATGCTGTGGGAAGTATTTTATGAAGAGATATAG
- the rplM gene encoding 50S ribosomal protein L13 yields the protein MRTTFMAKPNEVERKWYIIDATGKTLGRLASEAASLIRGKHKPQFTPHVDTGDFVVVINAEKIHLTGKKLQNKMYYRHSMYPGGLKVTSAADVLNSAKSERVVESAIHGMLPKNRLGDKMKLKLKVYAGSEHPHQAQNPEVYELRG from the coding sequence ATGCGTACCACATTTATGGCTAAGCCTAACGAAGTTGAACGCAAATGGTACATCATCGATGCTACCGGCAAGACGCTTGGACGTCTGGCAAGTGAAGCTGCAAGCTTAATCCGCGGCAAACACAAACCCCAATTTACACCTCACGTTGACACTGGTGACTTTGTAGTTGTCATCAACGCTGAGAAAATTCACCTGACGGGTAAGAAGCTTCAGAACAAGATGTACTACCGTCACTCCATGTACCCAGGCGGATTGAAAGTTACTTCCGCTGCGGACGTATTGAACTCTGCTAAGTCTGAGCGTGTTGTTGAATCCGCAATTCACGGTATGCTTCCTAAGAATCGCCTTGGTGATAAGATGAAGCTTAAATTGAAAGTATATGCAGGTTCGGAACATCCGCACCAAGCCCAAAACCCTGAAGTGTACGAACTTCGCGGCTAA
- the rpsI gene encoding 30S ribosomal protein S9 has translation MAQVQYYGTGRRKHSVARVRLVPGEGRILVNKRDLNEYFGLETLKLIVKQPLALTETVGKYDVLVNTHGGGMSGQAGAIRHGISRALLKADPEFRPSLKKAGFLTRDPRMKERKKYGLKAARRAPQFSKR, from the coding sequence GTGGCACAAGTACAATACTATGGCACAGGTCGTCGTAAACATTCGGTAGCGCGCGTTCGCTTAGTACCGGGTGAAGGACGAATCTTGGTCAACAAACGTGATCTGAATGAATATTTCGGTCTTGAAACTTTAAAATTAATCGTGAAACAACCTTTGGCTCTTACAGAAACTGTTGGCAAATACGATGTTCTCGTTAACACTCACGGTGGCGGTATGTCCGGTCAAGCCGGCGCGATCCGTCATGGCATTTCCCGTGCGTTGCTTAAAGCTGATCCTGAATTCCGTCCTTCTCTGAAGAAAGCTGGATTCTTGACTCGTGATCCTCGTATGAAAGAGCGTAAGAAATACGGCTTGAAAGCCGCTCGTCGCGCTCCACAGTTCTCCAAACGTTAA
- a CDS encoding phosphoadenylyl-sulfate reductase — MNLLEKEALIHDAAELLETASPEAIIEWAVDKFPNITFACSFGAEDVVLVDMLQKVSPKSDIFYLDTDFHFTETYEVRDRLAEKYGINFVRVAPLLTPEEQALKHGEELWTSAPNECCNIRKVEPLTRILGQYDAWITGIRRDQAPTRANAKKVEYDYKFGLVKFNPIANWTTDDVWNYIRTNDIIYNTLHDNHYPSIGCHYCTRQVMPGEDPRAGRWAGNDKTECGLHK; from the coding sequence ATGAACTTGTTAGAGAAAGAAGCTTTAATACATGATGCCGCTGAGCTTCTGGAAACGGCTTCTCCCGAAGCTATTATAGAATGGGCTGTAGACAAATTTCCGAATATTACATTTGCCTGCAGTTTTGGCGCAGAGGATGTAGTGTTAGTTGATATGTTACAAAAGGTCAGTCCGAAATCGGATATTTTCTATCTGGACACGGATTTTCATTTTACGGAAACATATGAAGTTCGTGACCGTCTTGCCGAGAAGTACGGAATCAACTTCGTGCGTGTTGCGCCGCTGTTGACGCCTGAAGAGCAAGCTCTGAAGCACGGGGAGGAGCTCTGGACATCCGCTCCGAACGAATGCTGTAATATCCGCAAAGTGGAGCCGCTGACGCGAATCCTGGGCCAGTATGACGCTTGGATCACAGGGATACGCCGTGATCAGGCGCCGACAAGAGCGAACGCGAAGAAAGTCGAGTATGACTATAAGTTCGGATTGGTAAAGTTCAACCCGATCGCGAACTGGACTACAGACGACGTTTGGAATTATATTCGTACGAACGACATTATTTACAACACACTACATGATAACCATTATCCTAGCATCGGCTGCCACTACTGCACTCGTCAGGTCATGCCGGGAGAAGATCCGCGCGCCGGACGCTGGGCGGGTAATGACAAGACGGAATGCGGATTGCATAAATAA